CCACAGCCACTATAATTTACCCAAGGATGATGCTGGATGAAACAGTACTGTTTTGACAGTGCCTGAAGCTAGCGGTAATGAGATCTTATTTTTACCGACCataataattgtatttattaaaCACAGATCAATGATTTTTACTGCAGTGTGTAGTCACCTAACAAAGGCCACCATTCTGAGCCAGACCCTGGAATATTCTCTCTGATGTTGCAGTTGTTAGTGAGCAATTACactgcaaagttttacctttaCATTCTGAATGGCTTCACTTCTTCTGTGAAGTTTTACTCTTTTATGAAGCATCTCAGTCTTGCGCAGGTGTGTGCATTATTCCCTTGATTATATTTTCTATTGATTTGTGATGGGGTGGTTAAGGGGAGTACAAGTCTGAACCTGGTGTTGCAGGTAAGTCACAGCGACTGTGAGGTGTATCTCTCCCTAAATACACAATATCTCATTTTCATGAGTTatcttttttctgtagtttactAAATGTGTTAAGATGAGCAGAGAGgtgaaaaacatcacagtaagaCAAATCATTGCCATGGTGATACTTACAAACTTCAAACTTACATCTAACTTGTGTCATACAAATAAATTGAAACAGCCTTAAATTCATCATCTGCACTGAATACCGCAGTTAATCACAGATAATGGCTGAGGGATGAGCTAACCTGGGTCTTCATTAGTATTACAAAATATGTTTGGGCAATCTGTGGATTCATATTTCAGGACAGAAAATGTATTGCTGTCTACCACAATGTGCAGATTCTGATCATGTTTTTTAGTAAAAGAGGATTGTTTACCTTCCTGAGAATGTTGCTCTGAATCCCATTTACGCTTTACAGGAAGTAACGAGTCTGGACAAAACTTATTTCCCaacactatttttttcttttcataatacaacacaaacaaaacaatctaCTGACTTTTCTATGATAGTGAAAGCAGCACAGATACTGTAGGCACTAGACATACTGGACAATAGCAGAAATGTGTAGAATAGTGGCAGCAAGTGCAGCAATATTTCTGCtaagaaaaaaacccactgaactgtgaatgaaaatattttgtgtGAGTCAAAAGCCAGGCAACCGAATCTGTACCAAGAATTCAGGAGCTTCAGGTGTTAATTTTATATTACCAGCATGtcatgaaaatgttcacatcctGAAATGGTAAGTTCAGGATGTGTGCACTCTACAAGTCACTGTGTGTgcagcagttttttgttttgtttttttaaataaaaggtaatattaaaatatattttatttacatgataTCATTCcaattcatgcatttttttcttaaacaacTGATCTCAATATAGCAGAGAAGTTGTACAAAGGTAAGTAGTGAATAAAAAGCAAGAATGTGTACCAGCGTGCGGGGAGCAATGGTGTCGTTGAGTGGAGGAAGGTGAGGATTCTGGCAGACACGTGCCATGAGACGCAGTAAAAGCTGGAGGCGTCTTCGATTGGGTGGTGGCAGTAGCAGGCAGCTGACCTGCAGAGCCTCAGTGGCAACCTCCTGCTCATGCAGCAGACCTGCAGTGATATAATAAAGGAAGAGTCTCGCTCTCTGAGGGCAAACATACAATCTGGACGAAAATGAACAATAGCAAATATTTACTTGTAGCCggacaaaaacactgcagtggaTCCACATTGTGAAATACTCACTGAGAATGTTGACAAAGACTTCATACAGATGGAAAGTCAGAAGGGGTTCTTTGAGTCTGTGGAAGTAGTCGGCTACTGTTTTCAGAACATCCCTCTCGAAACCTGGGTACACTGGCTGCTTGGCTTCATTGCCATTAGGCCCTGAGAGAGAAGACAAGTGCAGGTTTTATTGTACTTCACAAACAATGGCAGACAACGCAGCATACTGTGAAACAAATACACAGTTAAATATCAATAATAACCAAATGCTAGTGATTAATACATACaactaaacatgcaaaaaaaacagtgcTTCATGAAAAGACAACTCAAAATTACAACGGCCTATGGTGCTCAAGATTTTTACACTTCACTCCAGAGTGTAAAAATcattcatgtttaaaaaaagatttagctTAAGTTTACAGACTCTCAAAGTAGAtggtctttttattttttttaacactgacGATTTGAGACAACAAAAACTTTATACTTACAGTTTGCGAGGCATTTCATTGCTGATACCACCCAATAGGGCATGTCCTCTGGAGATACAAAGGAAAAAGGTCAATTGAAATGTTCTTGTAAGTTGCAACAAAGAAGTAAAGCTATTGTTCTTCCGAATATGAATCAATACACCGTACCGGCTTTGTTCTCCAACACAACTATGCCTGTTTTATTGACACTGAACACATTGTGAACAATGTGTTTTCCATTCACATGCATTGGGTTTAAGACTCCATCCAATGTCTTTAGGCCCAGTACTCTCTGTAAACTGAGACAACAGAatcaaataattacaaaataaactACAAACAGCATCAACAGAAGTGTTTAATATATGATGTAAAAGATAGCATACTGTGCAGCTGTCATTGATTTCCAGATATGGTCCACTTGTTTTGACGATATCTCCTTCCTGCGTATGAGCTTGCATTCATGCACATCTCCAATAGCGACACTGTGCCTTTTATTCCACAAGTCTGAAgtctgttcaaaatgaaaataatccttttatACTTATACAAGGACAGAGCAGTGTCATAGTTATTCAATAAAGTTATGTAATACAATCAAACTAAGTTTTTGTGTAAGGAATCctatttttgtaaactttatatttttaataacattACTACTGTGTCAGGGGTGTGTTGAAGTTTACTCTAGGGTAACTTTGACAGTACAGAACTGCATTACACTGCAAGGTTTGGGggtgtataattttttttcccatacatatatgtaaatatcatatattatataatatctacattatttacatgtaaatatgtaaatggcTCTTGTACTGCACTGCATTACATCAAACAttccttttaatgtttcaatgTGCTGTATAACCTGAGGAGTAGAATCAGGAAAATGACAGCATTAGCTAATAACTGAAACATTGAAGTACAACAACTCTATTATGCAATATGCTCtctaggggctgcacagtggcttcgtggttagcactgtcgccttgcagctagaagacgcccagtttgtgtcccggcctgggcctgagATCTTTCCGTATgtggtttgcatgttctccctggattttctccaggtactcctgcttcctcccacaattcaaaaaacatactgagggtaagtggtaattctaaattgatTGAgagtgagtgtgcttgtttgtccctatgtgtagtcctgcaatagactggcgatctgtccagggtgtcccctgcctttgccagATTCAGACAATTTTTTGCTGGAGGAATTTAAGTAATCGAATTACTCGAATAACTtgaggaatcgtttcagccctaaAGCAGAGAAGTGGCTGGGacatctctgtctctttctcaccATGACAGCAGACTTCAGAGGTGCAGTGTTTTCCTGCTGAGGCAGTTCCTCATAGTCATCCCAGCGGATAAGTCTGGGCAGGTCACTGCTGTCTCTCATCAGAGGCCTTGTTGGAATAGACTTTAGGGGAGACAGTGTGGGGAACCTGGGAAGACAGCAGAACTGAGTTCAGccaaagaggagaaagaacagTACTTTTCTGAACTGTGAAGATGCAGCAGCAATGCCTTCTGGTGTATGAAGCAACACCAGTAACCACACAGAATAACAAACTTATACCTGTACAGATTGCCATTGTCTTCAAAGTCTTCTGTCCCATGGCGTCCTTTGATGTCTTCAATGACATGAGCCTTAAGGAACTTTCGGAGCAGCTGCAGAGTCTGATAGCGAGTCACCTCAGGTCCAAAGTTGTAGTTTTGCCTCAGCAGCTCATGCAGATAATCCACAGCCTCAGACCCTGTGAAGCTGCACTCATAGTAACGGAAATGTGCCCAGTGCCTTCTCAGTGACATGCCCCCACGAAAAAGTTTGATGGTTTCATTCCACTGCATAAAAGGGAGACACAATGGAGTGTGAGAACCACTGCAGAATGTTAAAAAAGATCATCATATAGTACATGAAGAAGGCACTTTGCAAAACAATATGTTACAACTTGCACATTCATAGGGTCATTTGCAATCTGTTTTGTGTAATATATTATCACATATGGCATGCTAATATTCTATTGACATTACTTCTCTCATACGGCCTAGATAACAGCATTTTACACATTCACCAACCTGTTCTTATCACCAAAATGTTGTTGAGGACATTTTTTTAGTATTGGTTTAATAGACTATTATAGCCTTATGTTATTGGTGTGCACAATGGCCATCAGTACCCTACACCCATAAACTGTAAACAAAGATGGATAAACCCCGTGTGACTTTACCAAAATGTTATCTGAACAGCAGCTGGCCTAATAATTcctggctaatccaaaaatgagcaaagaggtaaagtgtgagtggatctgcaCTGGTCATTTTAAACTTCTCTGGGCCTCGACTTTCCTATGACAGCACCCATCTGTCACTCAAAGTGTCTATATCTCTAATCATGCATAATTTTAAGCATTAATACAATTTCAGTGGTTGAATTTTATGTTAATTCCCTCCCCATACGGTTATCATGAACAGGGAAATTAGTcacagaaaagctttttttacaTCAGGCAAATTCTGTTCATGTCTGCTGTTAAAGTGGGCATTTTCACAAGTGGGattctatggggattgactggCTTTTGTAGCCAGCCTCAAGCCATTGGAAGAACTACAGTTTTTGGTATTCTGTGTTGGATTTATTTCTCAGCCATGCACTTTGCAATTTCATTACACCTTAAGGTAGCTATGGTTGCACACCATACTGATTTCGATCCACACACATAATACACCATTTATTTGTAATAGCAAATGCAAGACAGACACTGTTGAGGAAATCTGTATTTTCGAAATTAACTCTACTTTTCTTcttgtcaggaaaaaaaatgcaggtatcaaaataaataaaacattgtcTCATTATAGTGTTTTGGATGGTTTTGGACTATCAGCTCTCTCAAGTATCCAGATGGGTCTGAGAAAAACTGAATAAGCAGATAAAAACAGAGAGGTGGAGATGGAGAAATACAGAAGGTCAATAAAACCCAGGAGAGTTCTGAACTGGATAAAGCAAATTTTAAGACAAGAAAAGCTCTGCTGTGGCTGATCTGAATTATGAAAACTGTTTAACATGTGATGGGAGATATTAAAAAACTTCAGAAAACTAAAAGCCAAGAGGTTGGTTTGAGACCATTACAGAAAAGAGGCTAGGGACGGGCTTTCATTAAAACAcgatgcaaaaaaataaaaaaggttaTGTCCTACAGAAAGAAACTGGGTTGGGTGTCTGTCTGTGTTAGTCCAGTGATGGACTGGAGAACTGCCCTGGTTGAACCCTGCATTTAACCCTTTGTCAACTGGGATTAGCCTCAGTCTCTTCATGACCCTGCACAAGATAAAGTAGCCCTACataatggacagatggatggaaaaaaattgaatattAAGTGTGTATCTGCATGTCTCTTTCCCTCAGGTGTTTTTCAGGCAGGAACTGCAACATTATCTGAGAGTTTCTGAAGAAAACCTGTTGGGACTTTGATAACAGAATCTGCGTTTGATATGAAGTACCTGCAGCCTTGGGTTGCAGTGAGTAAACTCCAgtaaaatggatttaaaaatcAGATGGCACAAGCGCAACACATACCAGCTGAACAGTGAAGTCGGAAGTCTAAAAAGACCTAAATTGCGGCTGAATTAGCCCTGGCAGAAACCAGGTGTCAACAAAAGAATTAATGGCTGAGGGATTTAAAATAGCTGTTTTTTTAGTactgtaacaacaacaac
This genomic stretch from Amphiprion ocellaris isolate individual 3 ecotype Okinawa chromosome 9, ASM2253959v1, whole genome shotgun sequence harbors:
- the depdc1b gene encoding DEP domain-containing protein 1B, which produces MEATVIGPGPYRATKLWNETIKLFRGGMSLRRHWAHFRYYECSFTGSEAVDYLHELLRQNYNFGPEVTRYQTLQLLRKFLKAHVIEDIKGRHGTEDFEDNGNLYRFPTLSPLKSIPTRPLMRDSSDLPRLIRWDDYEELPQQENTAPLKSAVMTSDLWNKRHSVAIGDVHECKLIRRKEISSKQVDHIWKSMTAAHLQRVLGLKTLDGVLNPMHVNGKHIVHNVFSVNKTGIVVLENKAEDMPYWVVSAMKCLANWPNGNEAKQPVYPGFERDVLKTVADYFHRLKEPLLTFHLYEVFVNILSLLHEQEVATEALQVSCLLLPPPNRRRLQLLLRLMARVCQNPHLPPLNDTIAPRTLMVQMFAHCILGSADDMDLDELLATKLVTFMIEHHNTIFQVPTKLRCQVDEHLSHLKRAQIKYAGSDTDFSASPAFCKQISRVECEEQKVIGTQIPLQQLLEGLIADKELPAKDKRKRLKQFQKSYPEVYHNRFPTEESKAAVIPEKTPRLKPHLMFFNLKKPFQPFQRSWSFRA